One window from the genome of Salvia splendens isolate huo1 chromosome 9, SspV2, whole genome shotgun sequence encodes:
- the LOC121748856 gene encoding CSC1-like protein At4g35870, producing MNPTLSPPFMADAALSPSGDGDGSIEDAWYGNIQYLINISAIGALTCLLIFVFVKLRSDHRRVPGPTAIASKLLAVWHATSREISHHCGADAAQFLLIEGGASAILLFLAALALLVMLPVNIYTGDAPISDEFSKTTINHIAKGSPLLWVHFVFAILVVLLVYYGTNQIERRLRITRFRDGHGNPGEPTANSTAIFTIMVHGVPKTLGFDKTPLVEYFQQRYPGKIYRVVVPMDLCALDDLATELVKVREDITKLVTKIESRGLADEDDDGEDARVGFWARLRFLWRGMKDFWYRAAHELGFSEEERLRKLQELRADLEMEMAAYKEGRARGAAVAFVVFKDVYTANKAVQDFQNEKRRRVGRFFSLTELQLQRNQWKVERAPLASDIYWNHLGSSRLSLKLRKVLVNTCLLLMLLFFSSPLAVISAIKSAARIINAEAIDNAQMWLTWLQSSSWIATIIFQFLPNVIVFISMYIVIPSALSYLSKFERHLAASREQRAALLKMVCFFLVNLILLRALVESSLEGAILNMSRCYLDGEDCKRIEQYLSASFLSRSCLSTLAFLITSTFLGISYDLLAPIPWIKNKLRRFRKNDMLQLVPENSDDYPLQHQDIDSLQRPLISERISEVMVGNNVFSNGSPPTTPNAIGHDMSEYPPVSSRTSPVPKQTFDFAQYYAFNLTIFALTLIYSSFSPLVVPVGAIYFGYRYVVDKYNFLFVYRVRGFPAGNDGKLMDTVLCIMRFCVDLFLLSMMLFFTIHGDSTKLQAIFTLGLFVMYKLLPSNQDGFQPGSLQALQNVESATSGSLDYEAFSRPTFEWDTYSP from the coding sequence ATGAACCCCACGCTGTCGCCGCCGTTTATGGCGGACGCCGCCCTCTCACCCTCCGGTGACGGAGATGGTAGCATCGAGGACGCGTGGTACGGCAACATCCAATACCTCATCAACATCTCCGCCATCGGAGCCCTCACCTGCCTCCTCATCTTCGTCTTCGTCAAGCTGCGGAGCGACCACCGCCGCGTTCCCGGCCCCACCGCCATCGCCTCCAAGCTCCTCGCCGTCTGGCACGCCACCAGCCGCGAGATTTCGCACCATTGCGGCGCCGATGCCGCCCAATTTCTCCTCATCGAGGGTGGAGCCTCCGCTATTCTTCTCTTCCTCGCTGCCCTGGCCCTCCTCGTCATGCTTCCCGTTAATATATACACCGGCGATGCTCCAATTTCTGATGAATTCTCCAAGACTACCATCAATCATATTGCTAAAGGTTCGCCTTTGCTTTGGGTGCACTTCGTTTTTGCTATTTTGGTTGTTTTGTTGGTGTATTATGGCACAAACCAGATTGAGAGGAGGTTGAGAATAACTAGGTTTCGGGATGGGCACGGGAATCCGGGTGAGCCGACTGCGAATTCGACTGCCATATTCACCATTATGGTCCATGGTGTTCCCAAGACTTTGGGATTTGACAAGACTCCCCTGGTTGAGTATTTTCAGCAGAGGTATCCGGGGAAGATTTATAGAGTGGTTGTGCCGATGGATTTGTGTGCATTGGATGATTTGGCTACCGAGTTGGTGAAGGTGAGGGAGGATATCACAAAGTTGGTGACAAAAATTGAATCGAGGGGGTTGGCTGATGAGGATGATGATGGAGAGGACGCACGAGTGGGATTCTGGGCTAGGTTGAGGTTTCTTTGGAGGGGAATGAAGGATTTTTGGTACAGGGCTGCTCATGAATTGGGTTTTTCAGAGGAGGAGAGGCTGAGGAAGTTGCAAGAGTTGAGAGCTGATCTTGAGATGGAGATGGCAGCTTATAAAGAGGGACGTGCAAGGGGTGCTGCAGTTGCTTTTGTGGTGTTTAAGGACGTTTACACTGCAAATAAAGCTGTTCAGGATTTCCAAAATGAGAAGAGAAGGCGGGTTGGGAGATTCTTCTCTTTGACGGAGTTGCAACTACAGAGGAACCAATGGAAAGTAGAGAGAGCTCCGCTGGCCAGTGATATATATTGGAATCATTTGGGATCGTCAAGGCTCTCGTTGAAATTAAGAAAAGTTCTTGTCAATACTTGCCTTCTGTTGATGCTCTTGTTCTTTAGCTCTCCGCTTGCAGTGATCAGTGCCATCAAGAGTGCAGCCAGGATTATCAATGCCGAAGCAATAGATAATGCTCAGATGTGGTTGACTTGGTTGCAAAGCTCCAGCTGGATAGCTACCATAATATTCCAGTTTCTGCCTAATGTGATTGTTTTCATAAGCATGTACATAGTTATTCCATCAGCACTTTCGTATCTCTCTAAGTTTGAGAGGCATCTTGCGGCATCCAGAGAGCAACGAGCTGCTTTGTTGAAGATGGTTTGCTTTTTTCTGGTCAATCTCATTCTCTTGAGGGCTCTGGTTGAGTCATCACTTGAAGGTGCTATTCTAAATATGAGCAGGTGTTACTTGGATGGGGAAGATTGCAAGCGAATTGAACAATATCTAAGTGCTTCATTCTTGTCAAGATCGTGCCTCTCCACTCTCGCTTTTCTCATCACAAGCACTTTCTTGGGAATATCTTATGACCTACTGGCTCCAATACCTTGGATCAAGAACAAGCTACGAAGGTTCCGGAAGAATGACATGCTGCAGCTGGTGCCTGAAAATAGTGATGATTATCCCCTGCAGCATCAAGACATTGATAGCCTGCAGAGACCTCTCATATCAGAAAGGATTTCTGAGGTCATGGTTGGCAATAACGTGTTCTCGAATGGGTCCCCACCGACCACACCTAATGCAATCGGGCATGACATGTCCGAGTATCCTCCAGTCAGCAGCCGAACATCTCCAGTGCCTAAACAGACTTTTGATTTTGCACAATACTATGCATTCAACCTCACCATATTCGCCCTGACCCTGATATACTCTTCATTCTCACCTCTAGTGGTTCCAGTTGGGGCGATCTACTTTGGGTATAGGTACGTTGTAGATAAATACAACTTCTTGTTTGTGTATAGAGTCCGAGGCTTTCCTGCTGGCAACGATGGGAAATTGATGGATACAGTGCTGTGCATCATGAGGTTTTGCGTGGATCTGTTTCTGCTTTCGATGATGTTGTTCTTTACCATTCATGGCGACTCCACGAAGCTGCAAGCGATATTTACACTTGGGTTGTTTGTGATGTATAAGCTCTTGCCGTCGAATCAGGATGGATTCCAACCTGGTTCGTTGCAAGCCTTACAAAATGTGGAAAGTGCAACTAGTGGATCCCTTGATTATGAGGCTTTTTCACGCCCTACATTTGAATGGGATACTTACAGTCCATGA